The following proteins come from a genomic window of Bradysia coprophila strain Holo2 unplaced genomic scaffold, BU_Bcop_v1 contig_138, whole genome shotgun sequence:
- the LOC119074153 gene encoding mitochondrial import receptor subunit TOM70-like produces MKFQNKQYAAAIRMYDDAIEKFENIERSYNLELAVCYQNRAAARMHLKDPNGSISDADKAIELNEHYSKAYYRRATAYNAERKYFRALQDTVQACILERFQNKTYTDMVCFLLTRIDEHPTEMQWKMAYLEMEAEELSCEHCIQTQLKFIKNIGILDLISVPIPNNETHIGYIKAMAGLKELNIDKIMAGCIEEEAMKGNHLAQSFILRAYMNTVAKTSPSNTKREYPKDLRRMNELILDENTSENIKFNALLCRANMYNRKGDFEEASAELKPLEKKYKNNPLVYIIKSGALLQLSQSNPKFLKELNNCCTLLPNVYELHLQLTLAEISNPLNKLFRCHKPNCKNGTVNEPFSE; encoded by the exons atgaaattccagAATAAACAATACGCAGCGGCCATTCGAATGTATGATGATGCcatcgaaaaattcgaaaatattgaacGGTCGTACAACCTTGAATTGGCTGTATGTTATCAAAATCGTGCTGCTGCTAGAATGCACCTCAAAGATCCAAATGGATCTATTTCGGATGCTGACAAGGCGATTGAGTTAAACGAGCACTATTCGAAAGCATATTATCGACGAGCCACAGCTTACAATGCtgagagaaaatatttccgtGCCCTTCAGGACACTGTGCAGGCCTGCATTTTGGAAAGATTCCAAAATAAAACGTACACAGACATGGTATGTTTTCTGTTGACTCGAATTG ACGAACATCCAACGGAAATGCAATGGAAAATGGCGTACCTTGAAATGGAAGCTGAGGAGTTGTCCTGTGAGCATTGCATCCAAACTCAACTCAAGTTTATCAAGAATATTGGAATTCTTGATCTCATAAGTGTTCCGATACCGAATAACGAAACACACATTGGCTACATTAAAGCAATGGCAGGCTTGAAGGAGTTGAACATAGACAAAATCATGGCCGGCTGCATAGAAGAGGAAGCTATGAAAGGAAACCATTTAGCACAAAGTTTCATTTTGAGAGCATACATGAATACAGTAGCTAAAACGTCACCATCGAACACGAAGCGTGAATATCCAAAAGATTTGCGTCGGATGAACGAGCTCATTTTGGATGAAAATACCTCAGAAAACATAAAGTTCAACGCACTTTTATGCCGTGCGAACATGTACAACCGTAAAGGCGATTTTGAAGAAGCTAGCGCTGAATTAAAGCCATTGGAGAAGAAGTATAAAAACAATCCCTTGGTCTACATAATTAAAAGTGGAGCACTGCTGCAACTCTCGCAAAGCaatccaaaatttttgaaagaattgAACAATTGCTGCACCCTCCTTCCCAACGTGTACGAACTGCATTTGCAGCTAACTTTGGCTGAAATATCGAATCCCCTCAACAAACTCTTTCGGTGTCATAAACCCAATTGCAAGAATGGAACAGTTAATGAACCGTTTTCCGAATGA
- the LOC119074152 gene encoding LOW QUALITY PROTEIN: probable 2-oxoglutarate dehydrogenase E1 component DHKTD1 homolog, mitochondrial (The sequence of the model RefSeq protein was modified relative to this genomic sequence to represent the inferred CDS: deleted 3 bases in 2 codons; substituted 1 base at 1 genomic stop codon) → MYTNCLKRNANFVLRTSVRSYQSEQGVYGYRKKPKVSYEVPQDILEARQRNSNTYRWVEAYRKHSHRLANINSISYQPIESYIPELQPAHYGLNYSDNVNLKGILTTTETESSIKHIENHLKQTYCGSVGAEFSYVECEYEKEWLTENYERIMSETVPKETQIEIAALLLKSQAWDNFLATKFSTVKRYGAEGAESMMAFFRELFMLSVDDGISHIVLGMPHRGRLNLLTTMLNTRPAKIFNKFRGNPEFPSDAKAMCDIASHFHTSDDLTYKGKTIRISTCHNPSHLEAVNPVSMGKARSKQQTCLEGGYGSNADEEFSKTILNVQLHGDAAFAGQGINQEMLMMAGTPHFDVGGTIHMIVNNQIGFTTPAERGKTSRYNSDLAKSILAPVFHVNGDDPESLCRITKLAFEYQRKFRKDIFIDLNCFRRWGHNEVDDPTITNPSMYQIIHSRKSVPDLYSEKIVNENVTTREPFLTLLKNMLHFXTPELSATDSYKPEAYYFKKQWSHIQQASSYVTTWDTGIDYSLLRYIGEKSVTIPKDFNLHPHLLKTHVNARIKKLNEGQKIDFATAEAMAMGSLMYQGYNVRISGEDVGRGTFAHRHAMLVDQKTNEMFIPLNAMEGGFGGKLEVANSILSEEAVLGFEYGMSIDNPNTCFIWEAQFGDFFNGAQIIFDAFIASGETKWMYSSGLVILLPHGYDGAASEHSSCRIERFLQQTDSKETLPDGDDVNMQVINPTTPAQMFHALRRQIIRNFRKPLIVVSPKILLRLSDATSSFADFEPGKSFLPVIGDNVVSNPANVKRIILCSGKHYYALNDERLAKKYDDVAIIRVESLCPFPVGEINKELEKYKNAHVVVWSQEEHRNMGAWTFVKPRFENMCGRKIKYYGRSEGGTPAVGVSLWHKAEAADVVRSPFTIV, encoded by the exons ATGTACACGAATTGTCTGAAAAGAAATGCAAATTTTGTCTTACGTACAAGTGTTCGATCATATCAAAGTGAACAAGGTGTTTATGGATACAGAAAGAAGCCAAAAGTCAGCTATGAAG ttCCACAAGACATTCTTGAGGCGAGACAACGAAATAGCAATACATATCGATGGGTAGAAGCATACCGAAAACACAGTCACAGATTGGCAaacatcaattcaatttcgtaTCAACCGATTGAAAG TTACATTCCAGAACTACAACCAGCACATTATGGCCTCAATTACAGTGATAATGTCAATCTCAAAGGAATACTGACCACAACTGAAACCGAATCTTCAATTAAACACATCGAAAATCACCTGAAGCAAACCTACTGTGGTTCGGTGGGCGCTGAATTTTCTTATGTGGAATGCGAATATGAAAAGGAATGGCTCACAGAAAACTACGAACGAATAATGAGCGAGACTGTTCCGAAGGAAACGCAAATCGAAATTGCTGCACTATTGTTAAAATCACAGGCTTGGGACAATTTTTTAGCCACTAAATTTTCGACGGTTAAACGATACGGAGCAGAGGGTGCCGAATCTATGATGGCTTTCTTCAGAGAACTATTCATGTTGTCCGTCGATGATGGTATCAGTCATATTGTTTTGGGTATGCCGCATAGAGGGAGACTGAATTTATTGACGACAATGTTGAACACTAGACCGGCAaagatttttaataaatttagaggaaatccagaatttccgAGTGATGCGAAAGCCATGTGCGACATAGCTAGTCATTTTC ACACTTCTGACGACCTCACCTACAAGGGAAAAACGATACGCATTTCAACTTGCCATAATCCCTCACATTTAGaa GCTGTAAATCCAGTTTCAATGGGAAAAGCTCGATCTAAACAACAAACGTGCCTGGAAGGCGGATATGGTAGTAATGCAGATGAAGAGTTTTCTAAAACCATTCTTAACGTGCAG CTACATGGTGACGCTGCATTTGCCGGTCAAGGTATTAACCAAGAAATGCTGATGATGGCTGGTACACCACATTTTGACGTAGGCGGTACAATTCATATGATCGTTAATAATCAAATTGGCTTTACAACACCAGCGGAGAGGGGGAAAACGAGCCGATACAATTCGGATTTAGCGAAAAGTATTCTAGCTCCCGTTTTTCATGTCAATGGCGACGATCCAGAG AGCCTGTGTCGCATCACAAAATTGGCCTTTGAATATCAGCGAAAATTCCGGAAAGacattttcatagatttaAATTGCTTCCGTCGGTGGGGCCATAACGAGGTGGATGATCCGACGATTACAAACCCTTCGATGTATCAAATAATTCACTCGCGCAA GTCCGTCCCAGATCTTTATtcggaaaaaattgttaaCGAAAATGTGACGACCAGAGAGCCATTT TTGACGTTGTTAAAGAACATGTTGCATTTTTGAACTCCTGAACTTTCTGCAACTGATTCATACAAACCAGAGGCGTATTATTTCAAGAAACAATGGTCTCACATACAACAGGCGTCCAGTTATGTAACCACATGGGATACTGGAATTGACTACAGTCTACTTCGTTACATTGGAGAGAAAAGTGTAACGATtccaaaagatttt AACCTTCATCCACACCTACTCAAAACTCATGTGAATGCAAgaataaagaaattgaatgaaGGCCAAAAGATTGACTTTGCTACAGCAGAAGCAATGGCAATGG GCAGCCTGATGTATCAAGGGTACAATGTTCGTATAAGTGGGGAAGATGTTGGTCGAGGCACATTCGCTCACCGACACGCAATGTTAGTGGATCAAAAAACCAATGAAATGTTCATTCCTCTGAATGCCATGGAAGGTGGATTCGGTGGAAAATTGGAGGTAGCAAACAGTATCTTGTCTGAAGAAGCGGTTCTAGGCTTTGAATATGGAATGTCAATCGACAATCCTAATACGTGTTTCATCTGGGAAGCTCAATTCGGTGATTTCTTCAACGGAGCTCAGATAATATTCGATGCGTTCATCGCGAGTGGAGAGA CAAAGTGGATGTACTCGTCCGGACTGGTCATTCTATTGCCTCATGGATATGATGGGGCGGCATCGGAACATAGTTCCTGTCGCATTGAGCGATTCCTCCAACAAACTGACTCTAAGGAAACTCTTCCAGATGGAGACGATGTTAATATGCAAG TTATCAATCCTACAACACCTGCCCAAATGTTCCACGCTCTTCGCCGACAAAtaattcgaaatttcaggaAGCCA TTGATCGTGGTTTCACCGAAAATCCTACTCAGACTGTCCGATGCGACATCCTCCTTTGCTGATTTTGAACcgggaaaatcatttttaccaGTCATTGGTGACAATGTAGTTTCAAATCCAGCCAATGTGAAAAGGATCATCCTTTGCAGTGGCAAACATTACTATGCATTGAACGACGAACGTTTGGCAAAGAAATACGACGATGTGGCGATTATTCGCGTGGAATCGTTGTGCCCATTCCCTGTTGGTGAAATTAACAAAGAATTGGAAAAGTATAAAAATGCACATG TCGTTGTATGGAGTCAGGAAGAACATAGAAATATGGGTGCATGGACGTTCGTGAAGccaagatttgaaaatatgtgTGGACGAAAG ATCAAATACTACGGACGTTCAGAGGGTGGTACACCAGCTGTTGGCGTATCGTTATGGCACAAAGCTGAAGCAGCTGATGTGGTCAGGAGCCCATTCACAATTGTATAG